One window from the genome of [Mycobacterium] stephanolepidis encodes:
- a CDS encoding glycerol-3-phosphate dehydrogenase/oxidase, whose translation MTTQLNSTRRGADLAALAGGAPVDVLVIGGGITGVGVALDAASRGLRVTLVEKHDLAFGTSRFSSKLVHGGLRYLASGQVGIARESAIERHILMTRTAPHLIHPLAQVVPLHPAVSMFSRTLVRVGFVAGDGLRKLAHTSADVLPRSRAIDAGEVIRRAPTVRRNGLRGGLMAFDGQLVDDARLVVSIARTAAGLGARILTRVSAEEVTGDGAVLRDRLTGNTTRVQAGLVINAAGVWAGQVDHDIKLRPSRGTHLVFRAAGFGGLTAALTVPVPGTINRFVFALPAIHDRVYLGLTDEPAPGPVPDVAEPSAAEEQFLLDTVNTVLQTSLSESDVAGRFAGLRPLLDGDDSATADLSRKHAVRVSDSGVVSVVGGKLTTYRKMAQDALDAGLERRPLAASECVTQNLAVVDDWPGSVGTPLVNGVDITREQVEFALTHEGALDTDDILDRRTRIGLVPVDKELAVGAVQGLVDSYFSQVN comes from the coding sequence ATGACAACCCAGCTCAACAGCACGCGACGCGGCGCCGATCTTGCGGCGCTGGCCGGTGGCGCTCCGGTTGACGTCCTCGTCATCGGCGGCGGTATCACCGGTGTCGGGGTGGCACTGGACGCAGCGAGCCGGGGCCTGCGGGTCACCCTGGTCGAAAAGCATGATCTGGCCTTCGGGACAAGCAGATTCAGTTCGAAGCTGGTCCACGGGGGATTGCGCTACCTTGCTTCGGGCCAGGTGGGTATTGCCCGGGAGAGCGCGATCGAGCGGCACATCCTGATGACGCGTACCGCCCCGCACCTCATTCACCCTCTCGCGCAGGTTGTTCCGTTACACCCGGCGGTGAGCATGTTCAGCCGGACGCTGGTGCGGGTGGGATTCGTGGCGGGGGATGGGCTACGCAAACTCGCGCACACCTCGGCCGACGTGCTGCCGCGCTCACGCGCCATCGACGCGGGCGAAGTGATCCGCCGTGCCCCAACTGTGCGGCGCAATGGGCTTCGCGGTGGCCTGATGGCATTCGACGGGCAGCTCGTCGACGATGCGCGGTTGGTGGTGTCGATCGCGCGCACCGCAGCCGGACTGGGCGCCCGGATCCTCACCCGTGTCTCCGCCGAGGAGGTCACCGGCGACGGTGCGGTGCTTCGCGACCGGCTGACCGGCAATACCACCCGGGTGCAGGCTGGTTTGGTTATCAACGCCGCCGGGGTATGGGCCGGCCAAGTCGATCATGACATCAAGCTGCGTCCTAGCCGCGGCACACACCTGGTCTTCCGGGCCGCCGGCTTCGGCGGACTTACCGCGGCCCTCACCGTTCCGGTGCCCGGGACGATCAACCGTTTCGTGTTCGCGCTACCCGCCATTCACGATCGGGTATACCTCGGCCTCACCGACGAACCGGCACCCGGCCCGGTACCGGATGTGGCCGAACCGTCGGCGGCCGAAGAGCAATTCCTCCTCGACACCGTGAACACGGTGCTGCAGACATCACTGTCCGAATCCGACGTGGCGGGGCGGTTCGCGGGGCTGCGGCCACTGCTTGACGGGGATGACTCCGCGACCGCCGACCTGTCCCGTAAGCACGCGGTCCGGGTATCGGATTCGGGTGTCGTCAGCGTGGTGGGCGGCAAGCTGACCACCTATCGCAAGATGGCCCAGGACGCGTTGGACGCGGGCCTGGAACGCCGGCCGCTTGCGGCTTCGGAGTGTGTGACACAGAACCTGGCGGTGGTCGATGACTGGCCGGGTTCTGTTGGTACGCCGTTGGTTAACGGTGTCGACATCACCCGCGAACAGGTTGAGTTCGCGCTCACCCATGAGGGTGCACTCGATACCGATGACATTCTTGATCGTCGCACCCGTATCGGGCTGGTGCCCGTCGACAAGGAGCTGGCGGTCGGCGCGGTCCAGGGACTCGTCGACTCCTACTTCTCGCAGGTGAACTGA